Proteins encoded by one window of Nicotiana tabacum cultivar K326 chromosome 10, ASM71507v2, whole genome shotgun sequence:
- the LOC142164980 gene encoding F-box protein At4g00893-like, with product MDIPKLKGARIRSANANWLLVSHGNRGMFFFNPISNDIIELPDLLEDVENHFPSWTFSCSPDSSSSDCFVIGFENFGSPPAIYIIKVGESSWTYHDFYNEDGNKQGSFMLSGCHNPVFFKNNIVWIFGDKGNLGILNIKENSAVETPIWEFYGKYLPRRKRSSIRQSYLVEDVDNGGILVVLLTYEERKVEVWRYKCDISKRILEREKIASLDNKTLFVSFGASCLKPCVARGLGNKIYFPMFHGNNKGVFYCLATHKYYSLDYSINAAFASSNCYNLIQPKSCIWIDPSS from the coding sequence ATGGATATCCCAAAATTAAAGGGTGCCCGAATTCGTAGCGCAAACGCTAATTGGTTGCTCGTGAGTCATGGCAACCGTGGCATGTTCTTTTTCAATCCCATTAGTAATGACATAATTGAACTCCCTGATCTACTAGAGGATGTGGAGAATCATTTCCCGTCTTGGACATTTTCGTGTTCCCCGGACTCCTCCTCATCGGATTGTTTTGTCAttggttttgaaaattttggctctCCGCCAGCGATATACATCATCAAAGTTGGAGAGAGTAGTTGGACGTATCATGACTTTTATAATGAAGATGGAAATAAGCAAGGATCATTCATGTTATCTGGGTGCCATAATCCggtgtttttcaaaaataatattgtTTGGATATTTGGTGATAAAGGAAATTTGGGAATACTAAATATCAAGGAAAACTCAGCTGTAGAGACACCTATCTGGGAATTTTATGGGAAATACTTGCCACGTCGAAAAAGAAGCTCAATTCGACAGTCTTACTTGGTAGAAGATGTAGATAATGGAGGAATATTAGTTGTATTGCTAACTTACGAAGAAAGAAAAGTAGAGGTTTGGAGGTACAAGTGCGACATAAGTAAAAGGATTTTGGAGAGGGAAAAAATAGCAAGTTTGGATAATAAAACACTATTTGTGAGCTTTGGAGCTTCTTGCTTGAAACCTTGCGTTGCACGAGGGTTAGGAAATAAGATATATTTTCCAATGTTTCATGGCAACAATAAGGGCGTTTTCTATTGTTTGGCCACTCACAAATATTACTCTTTGGATTACTCAATCAACGCAGCTTTCGCAAGTTCAAATTGTTACAACTTGATCCAACCAAAATCCTGCATCTGGATTGATCCCTCCTCATGA